A genome region from Chryseobacterium sp. G0186 includes the following:
- the rfbB gene encoding dTDP-glucose 4,6-dehydratase gives MKNIIITGGAGFIGSHVVREFVKKNPDAMIINLDALTYAGNLENLKDIESEPNYVFEKADITNPEELRKVFEKYNPDAVVHLAAESHVDRSITDPMAFINTNVNGTANLLNLCKEFWTLNPDHTHGRFPDEKRTNLFYHVSTDEVYGSLGETGFFLETTSYDPQSPYSASKAASDHLVRAYGNTYGMPFIVSNCSNNYGPNHFPEKLIPLCISNIINERPLPIYGDGKYTRDWLFVIDHARAIHQIFNDAKTGETYNIGGFNEWQNIDLVKELIKQMDAKLGKPEGHSEKLITFVKDRPGHDKRYAIDATKLNKELGWKPSVTFEEGLGKTIDWYLENKEWLENVTSGDYQKYYENQYH, from the coding sequence ATGAAAAATATAATTATTACAGGAGGAGCAGGATTTATAGGATCCCATGTTGTAAGAGAATTCGTGAAAAAAAATCCGGATGCCATGATCATCAACCTTGATGCGCTTACGTATGCCGGAAATCTTGAAAACCTTAAAGACATTGAAAGTGAGCCTAATTATGTTTTCGAAAAAGCTGACATTACAAACCCTGAAGAACTGAGAAAGGTTTTTGAAAAATATAATCCGGACGCTGTGGTACATTTGGCTGCAGAAAGCCACGTTGACAGGAGCATTACAGATCCAATGGCTTTCATTAATACCAATGTAAACGGAACAGCCAACCTTCTTAATCTATGTAAGGAGTTCTGGACCTTAAATCCTGATCATACACACGGTAGATTTCCGGATGAGAAAAGAACAAACTTATTCTATCATGTTTCTACGGATGAAGTATATGGAAGCCTAGGAGAAACAGGATTTTTCCTTGAAACAACTTCTTATGACCCGCAGTCTCCGTATTCTGCCTCTAAAGCAGCATCTGACCATCTGGTAAGAGCATATGGGAATACATATGGAATGCCATTTATTGTTTCAAACTGTTCAAACAATTACGGACCTAACCACTTTCCTGAAAAATTAATTCCACTTTGTATTTCAAATATTATCAATGAAAGACCTTTGCCAATCTATGGTGACGGAAAATATACAAGAGACTGGTTATTTGTAATTGATCACGCCAGAGCAATTCATCAAATTTTCAATGATGCAAAAACTGGGGAAACCTATAATATTGGAGGATTTAATGAATGGCAGAATATCGATTTGGTAAAAGAACTTATCAAACAGATGGATGCTAAATTAGGTAAACCTGAAGGCCATTCTGAAAAGCTGATTACTTTTGTAAAAGACAGGCCAGGCCACGATAAGCGCTATGCTATTGATGCTACTAAACTGAATAAAGAACTAGGCTGGAAACCATCCGTAACTTTTGAAGAGGGACTAGGAAAAACGATCGACTGGTATCTTGAAAATAAAGAATGGCTAGAAAATGTAACCAGCGGAGATTATCAAAAGTACTACGAAAACCAATATCACTAA
- a CDS encoding UDP-glucose dehydrogenase family protein: MNITIVGTGYVGLVTGTTLAELGNSVYCVDIDEKKVEGMKNGVVPIYEPNLEEMFLRNIQSERLFFTTNLKEALDKSEVIYLALPTPPGEDGSADLSYVLKVANDIGEMMTEYKVVVNKSTVPVGTADRVREAISSKTDIPFDVVSNPEFLREGFAVEDSMNPSRVVVGASSEKAKDIMAKIYQPFTNTGIPIIFMDEKSSELTKYAANSFLAVKITFMNEIANYCEKVGADVDKVRLGMGSDDRIGHRFLFPGIGYGGSCFPKDVKALIKSGKQEDFNFQILEATENVNTTQKVILVSEIEKYFGGNIKGKRIAMWGLAFKANTDDIREASSLDNIALLLEKGAEIVAYDAVAENNVKKLLGDKIQYAKGMYDALEDADALFISTEWPEFKNPNFDLMAKKMKDKVIFDGRNMYPLEIPEQNGFHYKSIGRKTISK, translated from the coding sequence TTGAATATAACGATTGTAGGAACAGGTTATGTAGGGCTAGTTACAGGAACTACGCTGGCAGAACTTGGCAATTCAGTATACTGTGTTGATATTGATGAAAAAAAGGTAGAAGGTATGAAAAACGGCGTTGTTCCCATCTATGAGCCGAACCTTGAAGAGATGTTCCTTAGAAACATTCAATCTGAAAGATTATTTTTCACTACCAATTTAAAAGAGGCTTTAGATAAAAGTGAAGTGATTTATCTGGCATTACCTACACCTCCCGGAGAGGATGGTTCTGCAGATCTATCCTATGTATTAAAGGTAGCAAATGATATTGGAGAAATGATGACCGAGTACAAGGTTGTTGTTAATAAAAGTACGGTTCCTGTAGGTACTGCAGACAGAGTAAGAGAAGCTATATCTTCTAAAACAGATATTCCTTTTGATGTTGTTTCCAATCCTGAATTTTTAAGGGAGGGATTTGCTGTTGAAGATTCTATGAACCCCTCAAGGGTTGTAGTTGGAGCCAGCTCTGAAAAAGCAAAAGACATTATGGCTAAGATTTATCAGCCATTTACCAATACAGGCATTCCCATTATCTTTATGGATGAAAAATCATCTGAACTTACAAAATATGCGGCAAATTCATTCTTGGCAGTAAAAATCACCTTTATGAATGAGATTGCCAACTACTGTGAAAAAGTAGGGGCTGATGTAGATAAAGTGAGACTAGGAATGGGAAGTGATGACAGAATTGGGCACAGATTCCTGTTTCCAGGTATCGGATATGGTGGAAGCTGTTTCCCTAAGGATGTAAAGGCATTGATAAAGTCTGGAAAGCAAGAGGATTTTAATTTCCAAATCCTTGAGGCTACAGAAAATGTAAATACTACACAGAAAGTAATTCTTGTTTCAGAGATTGAAAAATATTTCGGAGGAAATATTAAAGGAAAGAGAATTGCCATGTGGGGTCTTGCATTCAAAGCCAACACTGATGACATTAGAGAAGCCTCTTCTTTAGATAATATTGCTCTTTTATTAGAGAAAGGCGCAGAAATTGTTGCATATGATGCAGTCGCAGAAAATAATGTAAAAAAACTCCTTGGTGATAAAATACAATATGCCAAGGGAATGTATGATGCATTGGAAGATGCAGACGCCTTATTTATATCAACAGAATGGCCAGAATTTAAAAATCCTAATTTTGATCTTATGGCTAAGAAAATGAAAGATAAGGTAATTTTTGACGGAAGAAATATGTATCCGCTTGAAATCCCGGAACAAAATGGATTTCATTATAAAAGTATAGGAAGAAAGACAATTTCAAAATAA
- the rimP gene encoding ribosome assembly cofactor RimP produces the protein MEFRKRIEELLNEFLETRQDLFLIDLKFSTGDDITVILDGDNGVTLQDCLDASRAVEFNMDREEHDFSLQVMSAGLSEPLSTPRQFKKNLGREIEVMLEDSSKIEGELSKVDDEKITLILRYRKPKDIGKGKVDAEEEKEISYSEIKKALVVIKF, from the coding sequence ATGGAGTTTAGAAAAAGAATTGAAGAATTATTAAATGAATTCCTTGAGACCAGACAAGATCTGTTTCTTATTGATCTTAAGTTCTCTACAGGGGATGATATTACAGTGATTTTAGATGGTGATAATGGAGTTACTTTGCAGGATTGCCTTGATGCAAGCCGTGCAGTAGAATTCAATATGGATCGTGAAGAGCATGACTTTAGCCTTCAGGTAATGTCTGCTGGACTAAGTGAACCATTGTCTACTCCAAGACAGTTTAAGAAAAACTTAGGAAGAGAAATTGAGGTAATGCTGGAGGATTCTTCTAAGATTGAAGGAGAATTGTCAAAAGTAGATGATGAGAAAATCACCCTTATTTTACGTTACCGTAAGCCGAAAGATATCGGAAAAGGAAAAGTAGATGCAGAGGAGGAGAAGGAAATATCTTACTCCGAGATTAAAAAAGCATTAGTAGTAATTAAATTTTAA
- a CDS encoding ABC transporter permease, producing MNEPQQKWTETIEADHSLFDLKLKEVWRYKDLIYMFVKRDFISSFKQTILGPIWFFINPVFTTITYLIIFGRFAKLPTDGAPGIIFYLSGVTLWNYFSGALLGTTATFTGNANIFGKVYFPRLVTPISIVISNLMRLSVQFILFLIVWVYYLINHEVSPNWWILATPLLLILMALFALGVGMIFSALTTKYKDLSMLLVFGISLYMYATPVIYPVSMLPGYFKQLAKFNPLTGIFECFKYGWLGVGDFSPSMLVASTIIILILLVIGVVTFNKVEKTFMDTV from the coding sequence ATGAATGAACCACAACAAAAGTGGACAGAAACGATTGAAGCAGATCACTCTTTGTTTGATTTAAAACTCAAGGAAGTCTGGAGGTATAAGGATCTTATTTACATGTTTGTAAAAAGAGACTTTATATCAAGCTTTAAGCAAACCATTTTAGGACCGATCTGGTTTTTTATTAATCCGGTTTTTACAACTATTACCTATCTTATTATTTTCGGAAGATTCGCTAAACTTCCTACTGATGGGGCTCCCGGTATAATTTTTTATCTTTCAGGAGTAACTTTGTGGAATTATTTCTCAGGCGCATTACTCGGTACAACGGCAACTTTTACGGGCAACGCCAATATTTTTGGAAAAGTATATTTTCCAAGATTAGTAACTCCTATTTCAATTGTCATCTCAAACTTAATGCGTTTAAGTGTTCAGTTCATCTTATTTCTTATTGTTTGGGTATACTATCTTATCAATCATGAAGTTTCCCCAAACTGGTGGATCTTAGCGACTCCATTGTTACTCATTCTTATGGCTCTGTTTGCATTAGGTGTAGGAATGATATTTTCAGCTCTCACTACAAAATATAAGGATTTAAGCATGTTATTAGTATTTGGTATTTCTTTATATATGTATGCTACCCCTGTTATTTATCCTGTATCTATGCTCCCTGGGTATTTCAAACAGCTGGCAAAATTTAATCCATTAACAGGTATTTTTGAGTGTTTCAAATATGGTTGGCTGGGAGTGGGAGATTTTTCTCCTTCAATGCTGGTTGCCAGCACCATCATTATCCTCATCCTTCTTGTTATTGGTGTTGTTACATTTAACAAGGTGGAGAAAACTTTTATGGATACCGTATAA
- a CDS encoding polysaccharide ABC transporter ATP-binding protein: MLALKAENISKQYRLGEVGTGTLSHDLNRLWYKVRGKEDPYLKIGEANDRTSKGNSDYVWSLRDINFEIEQGDAIGIIGRNGAGKSTLLKLLSKVTKPTTGKIYTNGRIASLLEVGTGFHPEMTGRENVFLNGAILGMTRKEIKRKFDEIVDFSGVERYIDTPVKRYSSGMYVRLAFAVAAHLESEILIVDEVLAVGDADFQKKCLGKMDDVTKGEGRTILFVSHNMTAIKELCQNGLLLNQGQLIYSGGIQNTIIEYQKNSERQSSYIHNGSLETAIGNENIRILEFTATPAQGDFLDIESGIKIRLRFYNYRENINLDATFELRTYEEAVVFHTGAFITKNNSSQRKEYEVEFEIPPHLLNTGNYYFKLMFGQDQKTPLFITNEIIGFEVENVKLGENISILPGIIRPEFDYKIR, from the coding sequence ATGCTAGCTTTAAAAGCAGAAAATATATCAAAACAATATCGCCTGGGTGAGGTAGGCACAGGAACTCTTTCTCATGACCTGAACAGGCTATGGTATAAAGTAAGAGGCAAAGAAGATCCCTATTTAAAAATAGGTGAAGCCAATGACAGAACCTCTAAGGGAAACTCTGACTATGTATGGTCTCTCCGTGATATCAATTTTGAAATTGAACAAGGGGATGCTATAGGAATTATAGGAAGAAATGGTGCTGGAAAATCAACCTTATTAAAGCTTTTAAGCAAGGTTACTAAGCCTACAACAGGGAAAATATACACCAACGGAAGAATTGCATCTCTGTTAGAAGTAGGAACAGGTTTCCATCCTGAAATGACAGGACGTGAAAATGTATTCTTAAATGGAGCTATTTTGGGAATGACCAGAAAGGAAATCAAAAGAAAGTTTGACGAAATTGTAGATTTTTCCGGTGTTGAAAGATATATTGATACACCTGTAAAAAGATATTCTTCAGGAATGTATGTACGTCTTGCCTTTGCTGTTGCGGCCCACCTTGAATCTGAAATCCTTATCGTGGATGAAGTTCTGGCAGTAGGAGATGCAGATTTTCAAAAAAAGTGCCTTGGCAAAATGGATGATGTTACTAAAGGAGAAGGGAGAACTATTCTTTTTGTAAGCCATAATATGACAGCCATAAAAGAACTCTGCCAAAATGGGCTTCTCCTTAATCAAGGACAACTAATATATAGCGGTGGCATTCAAAACACAATCATTGAATATCAGAAAAACTCGGAAAGACAGAGTAGCTATATTCATAACGGCTCTTTAGAAACAGCTATAGGGAATGAAAATATCCGAATTTTAGAGTTCACTGCCACTCCGGCTCAAGGAGACTTTTTAGATATTGAATCCGGAATAAAGATCCGTTTAAGATTCTATAATTATAGAGAAAATATTAATTTAGATGCTACTTTTGAACTAAGAACCTATGAAGAAGCTGTAGTCTTCCATACAGGAGCATTTATTACAAAAAACAACAGCTCTCAGAGAAAAGAATATGAAGTAGAATTTGAAATACCGCCTCATTTACTCAATACAGGTAATTACTATTTCAAACTCATGTTCGGACAGGATCAGAAAACCCCACTTTTTATTACGAATGAAATCATTGGATTTGAGGTTGAGAATGTTAAACTAGGTGAGAATATTAGTATTCTTCCTGGTATTATTAGACCTGAATTTGATTATAAAATAAGGTAA
- the infB gene encoding translation initiation factor IF-2, whose product MPKIRLNKAVKEFNISMSRLVEFLQSRGFEVESNPNAQLEESAYSALEAEFAKDGEQRKASHEVVITKVPEEKLEIEEKKTPEVIRAKANKPETKILGKIDLEPSKPEVEEAPAAPVAPVAKPVEEKKEEIVKEEPEVKAAPEKQEFKVLDKIDLSQIESRNRPVKKDKPKVEEKKEEIKPVEPVKETPKPVVAEEKKVEAPKVEAEPESQEPQKIETVYQKLDGPKIVGEKIDLTQFAPKPGSGAKKKRKRIEKPGGPNNQQGQGNNQNSGNNNQGGGQGGNRPHNNGGQGGQGNRPQGQGGQGNRPQGQGGQGGNRFGNNQGGNRPGGQGGGGFKKGGQNNRPGQRVMPVELTDEQVKNQIKETLEKLTNKGGKSKSAKHRKDKRTYRREQDERQQELEAQDRTLKVTEFITVGELASLMNVSPTEVISACFSLGVMVTMNQRLEADTLLLVADEFGYKIEFSDADLEETDSEDEIDNEEDLVSRAPIVTVMGHVDHGKTSLLDYIRKTNVIAGESGGITQHIGAYNVKLENGQRITFLDTPGHEAFTAMRARGAQITDIAIIVIAADDDVMPQTREAISHAQAAGVPMIIALNKVDRPSANPDNIRQQLSGMNILVEEWGGNVQSQEISAKFGNNMDVLLEKVLLQAEMLDLKANPDRNAQGVVIEASLDKGRGYVATMLVQTGTLKVGDYVVAGKNHGKVKAMLDERGRNLTEAGPSIPVTILGLDGAPTAGDKFKVYEDESEAKAIANKREQLQRELSIRTKKHTTLEELGRRIALGDFKELNIILKGDVDGSVEALSDQLQRLSTAEINVNILHKGVGQITESDVNLAAASDAIIIGFNVRAGANAKDLADREEIEIRNYSVIYAAIEEVKEAMEGMLSPEIKEQVIGNVEIREVFKISKVGTIAGCMVLSGKVARSSKVRVLRDGIVKFDGELESLKRFKDDVKEVTKGYECGLNLKGYNDIEVGDILEVYEEVAVKKKLK is encoded by the coding sequence ATGCCAAAAATTAGATTAAATAAAGCGGTTAAGGAATTCAACATTTCGATGTCCAGATTAGTAGAATTTTTACAGTCTAGAGGATTCGAGGTTGAAAGCAATCCTAACGCTCAATTGGAAGAATCGGCATATTCTGCATTGGAAGCTGAGTTTGCTAAAGATGGCGAACAAAGAAAGGCTTCCCATGAGGTGGTGATCACTAAAGTTCCGGAAGAAAAACTGGAAATTGAAGAAAAGAAAACCCCTGAAGTGATAAGAGCTAAAGCAAACAAACCAGAAACTAAAATTTTAGGTAAGATAGATCTAGAACCTAGCAAGCCCGAAGTTGAAGAAGCTCCTGCAGCTCCTGTGGCTCCCGTAGCGAAACCGGTTGAAGAAAAGAAAGAAGAAATAGTGAAAGAAGAACCGGAAGTGAAGGCAGCTCCTGAAAAGCAGGAATTTAAAGTTTTGGATAAAATTGATTTGTCTCAGATAGAATCTAGAAATAGACCTGTGAAAAAAGACAAACCAAAAGTAGAAGAGAAAAAAGAAGAAATAAAACCTGTGGAACCAGTGAAAGAAACTCCGAAACCTGTTGTTGCTGAAGAGAAAAAAGTGGAAGCTCCAAAAGTAGAGGCTGAACCTGAATCTCAGGAACCACAGAAAATCGAGACAGTTTATCAAAAGCTTGATGGTCCTAAGATCGTTGGAGAAAAGATTGACTTAACTCAGTTTGCACCAAAACCAGGTTCTGGAGCAAAAAAGAAAAGAAAAAGAATTGAAAAACCTGGAGGTCCAAATAACCAACAAGGCCAAGGGAATAATCAGAATTCTGGAAATAATAATCAAGGCGGTGGCCAAGGTGGAAACCGTCCGCACAACAATGGTGGTCAAGGGGGCCAAGGAAACCGTCCGCAAGGTCAGGGAGGTCAAGGAAACCGTCCTCAGGGTCAAGGTGGACAGGGTGGAAACCGTTTTGGAAATAACCAAGGAGGAAACCGTCCGGGTGGCCAAGGTGGTGGTGGCTTCAAGAAAGGAGGTCAAAACAACAGACCTGGTCAAAGAGTTATGCCAGTTGAATTAACTGACGAACAAGTTAAAAACCAGATCAAGGAAACCCTGGAAAAACTTACCAATAAAGGAGGAAAGTCTAAATCTGCAAAACACAGAAAAGATAAGAGAACTTACCGTAGAGAACAGGATGAGCGTCAGCAGGAGCTTGAAGCACAAGACAGAACTCTTAAAGTTACGGAATTTATTACAGTAGGTGAATTAGCGAGTTTAATGAACGTTTCTCCAACAGAAGTAATCTCTGCATGTTTCTCACTTGGGGTAATGGTTACCATGAACCAAAGACTTGAAGCTGATACTTTATTATTAGTAGCAGATGAATTTGGTTATAAAATTGAATTCTCTGATGCTGATCTTGAAGAAACAGACAGCGAGGATGAAATCGATAATGAAGAAGATCTTGTATCAAGAGCTCCGATTGTTACTGTTATGGGACACGTTGACCACGGTAAGACTTCATTGCTTGACTACATTAGAAAAACAAACGTAATTGCAGGAGAATCCGGAGGAATTACGCAGCATATTGGTGCTTATAATGTGAAGCTTGAAAATGGACAAAGAATTACGTTCTTAGATACTCCAGGTCACGAAGCCTTTACAGCGATGAGAGCCAGAGGTGCTCAGATCACGGATATTGCTATTATTGTAATTGCAGCTGATGATGATGTAATGCCTCAAACGAGAGAAGCAATTTCTCACGCACAGGCAGCAGGTGTACCAATGATTATTGCATTGAACAAAGTAGATAGACCAAGTGCTAATCCTGATAATATCCGTCAACAACTTTCAGGGATGAATATCCTTGTAGAAGAATGGGGTGGAAATGTTCAGTCGCAGGAAATTTCTGCGAAATTTGGTAACAATATGGACGTTCTATTAGAGAAGGTTTTACTTCAGGCAGAAATGCTGGATTTAAAAGCTAATCCTGATAGAAATGCTCAAGGGGTAGTTATTGAAGCTTCATTAGATAAAGGAAGAGGATATGTTGCTACTATGCTAGTGCAGACAGGTACTCTGAAAGTTGGAGATTATGTAGTAGCTGGTAAAAACCATGGTAAAGTAAAAGCCATGCTTGATGAAAGAGGTAGAAACCTTACAGAAGCAGGTCCATCTATTCCTGTAACTATTTTAGGATTAGACGGAGCGCCTACAGCTGGTGATAAGTTTAAGGTATATGAAGATGAGAGTGAGGCTAAAGCTATTGCTAATAAGAGAGAGCAGCTTCAGAGAGAACTTTCAATCAGAACTAAGAAGCATACTACACTTGAAGAATTAGGTAGAAGAATTGCCCTAGGTGATTTCAAAGAATTGAATATTATCTTGAAAGGTGACGTGGATGGTTCTGTTGAAGCATTATCTGATCAGTTACAAAGATTGTCTACAGCAGAGATTAACGTAAATATTCTTCATAAAGGAGTAGGTCAGATTACTGAATCTGATGTAAACTTAGCTGCAGCTTCAGATGCCATTATTATTGGATTTAATGTAAGAGCTGGTGCTAATGCTAAAGACCTTGCAGATAGAGAAGAAATTGAGATCAGAAACTATTCTGTAATCTATGCTGCTATCGAAGAAGTGAAAGAAGCTATGGAAGGAATGCTTTCTCCTGAGATCAAAGAACAAGTAATTGGTAATGTTGAGATCAGAGAGGTATTTAAGATTTCTAAAGTTGGAACAATTGCTGGATGTATGGTTCTTTCAGGAAAAGTAGCAAGAAGCTCAAAAGTAAGAGTACTAAGAGACGGAATTGTGAAATTCGATGGTGAGCTTGAAAGCTTGAAGCGTTTCAAAGATGATGTGAAGGAAGTAACCAAAGGTTACGAATGTGGTCTGAATCTAAAAGGGTATAATGATATTGAAGTAGGAGATATTCTTGAAGTTTACGAAGAAGTAGCTGTTAAGAAAAAACTGAAATAA
- the nusA gene encoding transcription termination factor NusA, whose product MDNIALIESFGDFKDEKGISKIDLMAIIEDSLKTLLRKRFDSDDHFDVIVNPDKGDFQIFLNKTIVEDEMSEDDDLEIEISEAKKIDPTFEVGEDFTMEIPVAQLGRRNILTLKQILATKLQEHNNAMLYEQFRDKIGEIVVGEIHHIRHKHVILLDDEENEFILPKENQIPSDFFKKGENIRAIVETVDFKGSKPQIIISRTAPKFLEKLLELEIPEIQDGTIMLKKVVRIPGEKAKIAVDAYDDRIDPVGACVGVKGSRIHGVVRELRNENIDVIQWSKNPEILVKRALGNVTINKIDINEEQNYALVYTPVEEISKVIGKQGQNIRLASWLSGYEIDVYRESSEDDDVELREFNDDIEQWILDEFKKVGLTTAKSVLDKETESLLNMVDLEEETIEDVKRILREEFED is encoded by the coding sequence ATGGATAATATAGCGTTGATTGAATCCTTTGGTGATTTTAAAGACGAAAAGGGGATCAGTAAGATTGATCTTATGGCAATTATTGAGGATTCACTGAAGACACTTTTGAGAAAAAGATTTGACTCAGATGACCACTTTGACGTGATTGTAAACCCGGATAAAGGAGATTTTCAGATATTTTTAAATAAAACAATTGTTGAAGACGAAATGTCTGAAGACGATGACCTGGAAATTGAAATTTCTGAAGCAAAGAAAATCGACCCTACATTCGAAGTAGGAGAAGACTTTACAATGGAAATTCCTGTTGCTCAGTTAGGAAGAAGAAATATTCTTACCTTAAAGCAGATCCTGGCTACAAAACTTCAGGAGCATAACAATGCAATGCTGTATGAACAATTCAGAGATAAAATTGGTGAAATTGTTGTTGGGGAAATCCACCACATCCGTCATAAGCACGTGATTTTGTTGGATGATGAAGAAAACGAATTTATTTTACCAAAAGAAAACCAGATCCCATCCGATTTCTTTAAAAAGGGTGAGAATATCAGAGCTATTGTTGAAACAGTAGACTTTAAAGGTTCAAAACCACAGATTATTATTTCCAGAACTGCGCCTAAGTTCCTTGAGAAGTTATTAGAACTGGAAATTCCTGAGATCCAGGATGGAACAATCATGCTGAAAAAAGTAGTGAGAATTCCTGGAGAAAAGGCGAAAATTGCAGTAGATGCTTATGATGACAGAATTGATCCTGTAGGAGCTTGTGTGGGAGTTAAAGGATCCAGAATTCATGGAGTTGTAAGAGAGTTGAGAAATGAAAACATCGATGTTATTCAGTGGTCTAAAAACCCTGAAATTTTGGTGAAGAGAGCTTTAGGAAATGTTACGATCAATAAAATTGATATCAATGAGGAACAAAACTATGCATTAGTATATACTCCTGTTGAAGAGATTTCTAAAGTAATCGGAAAACAAGGACAGAATATTAGACTGGCTTCTTGGTTGTCAGGATATGAAATTGATGTATACAGAGAGTCCAGCGAGGATGACGATGTTGAATTGAGAGAATTTAATGACGATATCGAGCAGTGGATTTTGGATGAGTTTAAGAAAGTAGGACTTACAACTGCGAAATCAGTACTGGATAAAGAAACTGAAAGTCTTCTGAATATGGTTGACCTTGAAGAAGAAACTATCGAGGATGTTAAGCGTATTCTGAGAGAAGAATTTGAAGATTAA
- the rfbA gene encoding glucose-1-phosphate thymidylyltransferase RfbA yields the protein MKGIILAGGSGTRLYPLTIAVSKQLMPVYDKPMIYYPLSTLLLAGIKDILIITTPHDQAGFIKLLGDGSQIGCNIEYIVQPSPDGLAQAFILGDQFIGDDPAALVLGDNIFYGSEMGNLLKNKTNPNGGVVFAYHVADPERYGVVEFDENFKAVSIEEKPLKAKSNYAVPGLYFYDNDVVEIAKNIQPSARGELEITDINNVYLKNGKLEVGVLDRGTAWLDTGTFDSLHDASEFVSVIEKRQGFKIGCIEEIAFRNKFINEEKLLETAAKYGKSGYGEYLKQLVGK from the coding sequence ATGAAAGGAATAATATTAGCCGGAGGATCCGGAACAAGACTTTACCCTCTAACCATTGCTGTAAGCAAGCAATTGATGCCTGTTTACGACAAACCCATGATCTATTATCCACTTTCCACCTTACTTTTGGCCGGAATTAAGGATATCCTGATTATTACTACTCCACACGACCAGGCCGGATTTATCAAACTTTTAGGAGATGGCTCCCAAATCGGTTGTAATATAGAATATATTGTACAGCCAAGCCCTGATGGTTTAGCACAAGCTTTCATCTTAGGTGATCAATTTATTGGTGACGATCCTGCTGCTCTTGTTTTAGGAGACAATATCTTCTATGGTTCCGAAATGGGCAACTTACTGAAAAACAAAACCAATCCAAATGGCGGTGTAGTCTTCGCTTACCACGTGGCAGATCCGGAAAGATATGGTGTTGTAGAATTTGATGAGAATTTCAAAGCAGTATCCATTGAGGAAAAACCCTTGAAAGCTAAGTCAAACTATGCTGTTCCGGGATTATATTTCTATGATAATGATGTTGTGGAAATAGCTAAAAACATACAGCCATCAGCAAGGGGTGAGCTTGAAATTACGGACATCAACAACGTTTATCTAAAAAACGGAAAACTTGAGGTAGGAGTCCTGGACAGAGGAACAGCCTGGCTGGATACCGGAACCTTTGACTCTCTTCATGACGCCTCTGAATTTGTGAGTGTGATTGAAAAAAGACAAGGCTTCAAGATTGGATGTATTGAAGAAATTGCTTTTAGAAACAAATTCATCAACGAAGAAAAATTACTGGAAACCGCTGCAAAATATGGCAAAAGTGGTTACGGGGAATATCTGAAACAACTCGTGGGTAAATAG